The Devosia sp. SD17-2 genome includes a region encoding these proteins:
- a CDS encoding iron chelate uptake ABC transporter family permease subunit: MSTEIVSSSPLSRLSRPVWVLIALAVLAVLSVVLFMTLGAKGSWSFVLPFRGKKLLGLLLVAYSVAVSTVLFQTVTNNRILTPSIMGFDALYVLIKTSIVFFLGVGALTSISAEWQFLFSLIAMVAFSGFLFRWLFLGEERSLHLLVLVGIIFGTLFRSFSNLMQRMMDPGAFNVLQDTLFASFATTDPSLLGISCVIVGVVSVFAFRMMHVYDVLNLGRAHAINLGVDYKRTVAIILILVSILVSVSTALVGPVTFFGLLVVTLAHSLIGNSLHRYVLPASILLGIIALVGGQTLLERVFAFDTALSIIIEFLGGVVFIALVLRKSAR, translated from the coding sequence ATGAGCACCGAGATCGTGTCCTCTTCCCCGCTCTCGCGCCTCTCCCGTCCGGTCTGGGTGCTGATCGCCCTCGCCGTGCTGGCGGTGCTTTCGGTCGTGCTGTTCATGACGCTCGGCGCCAAGGGCAGCTGGAGTTTTGTGCTGCCCTTCCGGGGCAAGAAACTGCTCGGCCTCCTGCTCGTCGCCTATTCGGTGGCGGTGTCGACCGTGTTGTTCCAGACCGTCACCAACAACCGCATCCTGACCCCATCGATCATGGGCTTTGATGCGCTCTACGTGCTGATCAAAACGTCCATCGTTTTCTTCCTCGGCGTCGGGGCGCTGACCTCGATCAGCGCGGAATGGCAATTCCTGTTCTCCCTGATTGCCATGGTCGCCTTCTCGGGGTTCCTGTTCCGCTGGTTGTTTCTCGGGGAAGAGCGGAGCCTGCATCTCCTGGTGCTGGTCGGCATCATCTTCGGCACGCTGTTCCGATCGTTTTCCAACCTCATGCAGCGCATGATGGACCCCGGCGCCTTCAACGTGCTGCAGGACACGCTGTTCGCCAGCTTTGCCACCACCGACCCGTCGCTGCTGGGCATTTCCTGCGTCATCGTTGGTGTGGTCAGTGTCTTTGCCTTCCGCATGATGCATGTCTATGACGTGCTCAATCTGGGGCGCGCCCACGCCATCAATCTGGGCGTCGACTACAAGCGCACCGTGGCCATCATTCTGATCTTGGTGTCGATCCTTGTGTCGGTGTCGACGGCGCTGGTCGGCCCGGTGACGTTCTTCGGCCTGCTGGTGGTGACGCTCGCCCATTCGCTTATCGGCAATTCCCTGCATCGCTATGTGCTGCCAGCTTCGATCCTTCTCGGGATCATCGCACTGGTTGGCGGCCAGACGCTGCTGGAACGTGTCTTCGCCTTTGACACCGCGCTCTCGATCATCATCGAGTTTTTGGGCGGCGTCGTCTTTATTGCCCTCGTGCTGAGGAAATCTGCCCGATGA